A genomic stretch from Camelus ferus isolate YT-003-E chromosome 29, BCGSAC_Cfer_1.0, whole genome shotgun sequence includes:
- the CHCHD1 gene encoding coiled-coil-helix-coiled-coil-helix domain-containing protein 1 isoform X2 has translation MATPSLRGRLARFGNPRKPILKPKKPLILANHVGERRREKGEATCITEMSVMMACWKQNEFRDEACRKEIQDFFDCASRAEVIESSWATSPSYPTGGTPGTCLVLQAEAVHC, from the exons ATGGCGACGCCCAGCTTGCGGGGTCGTCTAGCACGGTTTGGAAACCCACGGAAGCCTATACTGAAGCCCAAGAAGCCCCTCATCCTAGCTAACCATGTCGGGGAACGGCGCCGGGAGAAAGGCG AGGCTACCTGTATCACGGAGATGTCGGTAATGATGGCTTGCTGGAAGCAGAATGAATTCCGCGACGAAGCATGCAGAAAAGAGATCCAGGACTTCTTCGATTGTGCTTCGAGGGCTGAGGTGATAGAAAGTTCTTGGG CTACCTCTCCCTCATACCCCACTGGTGGAACACCGGGCACTTGCCTGGTTCTGCAGGCTGAGGCTGTTCACTGTTAA
- the CHCHD1 gene encoding coiled-coil-helix-coiled-coil-helix domain-containing protein 1 isoform X1: protein MATPSLRGRLARFGNPRKPILKPKKPLILANHVGERRREKGEATCITEMSVMMACWKQNEFRDEACRKEIQDFFDCASRAEAARKMRSIQESLGELRSLPPKKLNKLLHRFPNISHVS from the exons ATGGCGACGCCCAGCTTGCGGGGTCGTCTAGCACGGTTTGGAAACCCACGGAAGCCTATACTGAAGCCCAAGAAGCCCCTCATCCTAGCTAACCATGTCGGGGAACGGCGCCGGGAGAAAGGCG AGGCTACCTGTATCACGGAGATGTCGGTAATGATGGCTTGCTGGAAGCAGAATGAATTCCGCGACGAAGCATGCAGAAAAGAGATCCAGGACTTCTTCGATTGTGCTTCGAGGGCTGAG GCAGCCCGAAAGATGAGATCAATCCAGGAGAGCCTGGGAGAGTTGAGGAGTTTACCTCCCAAGAAATTGAATAAGTTGTTACATAGGTTTCCTAACATATCTCATGTCAGCTGA
- the FUT11 gene encoding alpha-(1,3)-fucosyltransferase 11, whose product MGAGRTGAVLAALQVLSVCAASSSGPVAEGETGGETAWAEPWDGAVFRPPSPLGAVGVARSPGTPRPGREESVDLPVLLWWSPGLFPHFPGDSERIECARGACLASRDRRMRGDSRTRALLFYGTDFRASEAPLPRLAHQSWALLHEESPLNNFLLSHGPGIRLFNLTATFSRHSDYPLPLQWLPGTAYLRRAAPPLQERAEWRRRGYAPLLYLQSHCDVPADRDRYVRELMRYIPVDSYGKCLQNRELPTPRLQDTATATTEDPELLVFLSRYKFHLALENAICDDYMTEKLWRPMHLGAVPVYRGSPSVRDWIPNNHSIILIDDFESPQKLAEFIDFLDKNDEEYMKYLAYKQPGGITNQFLLDSLKKREWGVNDPLLPNYLNGFECFVCDHELARLAAEKAHAASPGDIPIPEPHIAKPSHMDCPMPTPGFGSVEEIPENDSWKEMWLQDYWQGLDQGEALTAMIHNNETLQGKFWDYLTEIFMKRNQNL is encoded by the exons ATGGGGGCCGGCCGCACGGGGGCTGTGCTTGCCGCCTTGCAAGTGCTTAGTGTCTGTGCGGCCAGCAGCTCAGGGCCAGTGGCAGAGGGGGAGACCGGCGGGGAGACGGCGTGGGCAGAGCCGTGGGATGGCGCGGTTTTCCGGCCTCCCTCGCCGCTGGGCGCAGTGGGGGTGGCGCGCAGTCCGGGGACCCCgcggccagggagggaggagtcGGTGGACTTGCCGGTGCTGCTGTGGTGGAGCCCAGGACTGTTTCCTCACTTCCCGGGCGACTCGGAGCGCATTGAGTGCGCGCGCGGCGCGTGCCTAGCGTCCCGGGACCGACGGATGCGGGGAGACTCACGAACGCGAGCTCTGCTCTTCTACGGCACCGACTTCCGCGCGTCCGAGGCGCCACTGCCGCGCCTGGCGCACCAGAGCTGGGCGCTCCTGCACGAGGAGTCGCCCCTCAACAACTTCTTGCTGAGCCACGGTCCGGGCATCCGCCTCTTCAATCTCACGGCCACCTTCAGCCGTCACTCTGACTACCCGCTGCCGCTGCAGTGGCTGCCCGGGACCGCTTATCTGCGCCGCGCGGCGCCTCCGCTCCAGGAGCGCGCAGAGTGGCGCCGCCGCGGCTACGCGCCCCTGCTGTATCTGCAGTCCCATTGCGACGTGCCTGCGGACCGGGACCGCTACGTGCGCGAGCTCATGCGCTACATCCCG GTGGACTCATATGGGAAATGCCTGCAAAATCGGGAGCTGCCCACTCCGCGGTTACAggacacagccacagccaccaccgAGGATCCAGAGCTCTTGGTCTTCTTGTCCCGCTATAAGTTCCATTTGGCCCTCGAAAATGCCATCTGTGACGACTACATGACGGAAAAACTGTGGCGCCCCATGCATCTCGGTGCTGTGCCCGTGTACCGCGGCTCTCCCTCTGTGAGGGACTGGATTCCCAACAATCACTCCATCATCCTCATTGATGACTTTGAGTCGCCGCAGAAGCTGGCAGAGTTTATTGACTTTCTGGACAAAAATGATGAGGAATATATGAAATACCTGGCATACAAGCAGCCTGGGGGCATCACCAACCAGTTCCTTCTGGATAGTCTCAAAAAGCGGGAGTGGGGAGTGAATGATCCTTTACTGCCTAACTACCTTAATGGATTCGAGTGTTTCGTCTGTGACCACGAGCTGGCTCGGCTGGCTGCAGAGAAGGCCCACGCAGCCTCTCCTGGGGACATCCCTATCCCCGAGCCTCATATTGCCAAGCCCTCACACATGGACTGCCCAATGCCCACACCTGGCTTTGGCAGTGTGGAAGAGATTCCTGAGAATGACAG CTGGAAGGAGATGTGGCTGCAAGATTATTGGCAAGGTCTGGACCAGGGGGAAGCTCTTACTGCCATGATCCACAACAATGAGACACTGCAGGGGAAATTTTGGGATTACCTAACCGAGATCTTCATGAAAAGGAACCAGAATCTCTAA